The following are encoded in a window of Actinomycetota bacterium genomic DNA:
- the frr gene encoding ribosome recycling factor, translating into MIEELLLEAAERMGKAVAHTQSEFSTVRTGRASPALVEKLKVDYYGAEVPLQQLAGFSVPEARVLVIAPYDKGSMKAIERSIMNSDLSINPSNDGQVIRLVFPQLTSERRKELVKVVRHKAEEGRVAARNVRREVRKELEGAEREGEISADDLDRAEKELEKLTHEYVAEIDKMLARKEQELLEV; encoded by the coding sequence ATGATCGAGGAACTCCTCCTCGAGGCGGCCGAGCGGATGGGCAAGGCGGTCGCCCACACCCAGTCGGAGTTCTCGACGGTGCGCACGGGCCGGGCCTCGCCGGCATTGGTCGAGAAGCTCAAGGTCGACTACTACGGGGCCGAGGTCCCTCTGCAACAGCTTGCGGGCTTCAGCGTGCCCGAGGCCCGGGTCCTGGTGATCGCCCCCTACGACAAGGGGTCGATGAAGGCCATCGAGCGTTCGATCATGAACTCCGACCTGTCGATCAACCCGTCCAACGACGGCCAGGTCATCCGGCTCGTCTTCCCGCAGCTGACCTCGGAGCGCCGCAAGGAGCTGGTGAAGGTCGTGCGTCACAAGGCCGAGGAGGGCCGGGTGGCGGCCCGCAACGTCCGCCGGGAGGTGCGCAAGGAACTGGAGGGCGCCGAGCGGGAGGGGGAGATCTCCGCCGACGACCTCGACCGGGCCGAGAAGGAGCTGGAGAAGCTCACCCACGAGTACGTGGCCGAGATCGACAAGATGCTGGCCCGGAAAGAGCAGGAGCTGCTGGAGGTGTGA